The proteins below come from a single Elusimicrobiaceae bacterium genomic window:
- a CDS encoding 4'-phosphopantetheinyl transferase superfamily protein has protein sequence MQTLRVEKRKGDWLGGRFALKVLLARQSGFLPVCSLPDQGGEIKKIEMSEAALHILKQIDIVKLPSGAPQVFVGSVPDARSVSISHSNGWAVAAVSDPQTYLGIDLEKIQTRSRVWAEEFFLEEEKGPATDEHLTKVWTQKEAVLKLLGRGLSLNMREIILINNEVRLKGRALQVWQSLQSPHIVLNSNRFDNDFIFTTAYAVAPSAVKFARI, from the coding sequence TTGCAAACGCTCCGTGTAGAGAAACGAAAGGGAGATTGGCTTGGGGGCCGGTTTGCGTTAAAAGTGTTATTGGCGCGTCAAAGCGGTTTTTTGCCGGTATGCAGTTTGCCGGATCAGGGGGGAGAAATAAAAAAGATAGAAATGTCTGAGGCCGCCCTTCATATTCTCAAACAAATAGATATCGTCAAATTACCCAGCGGTGCTCCGCAAGTGTTTGTAGGTTCTGTGCCGGACGCACGCAGTGTGAGTATCAGTCATTCCAATGGTTGGGCGGTGGCGGCTGTATCAGATCCACAAACCTATTTGGGTATTGATTTGGAGAAGATACAAACGCGTAGCCGCGTATGGGCGGAAGAATTTTTCTTAGAAGAAGAAAAAGGACCTGCTACCGATGAACACTTAACCAAAGTTTGGACACAAAAAGAAGCCGTCTTAAAATTGTTGGGGCGTGGGCTTTCTTTAAATATGCGTGAAATTATTTTGATCAATAATGAAGTTCGTTTAAAGGGTCGCGCATTGCAAGTATGGCAGTCTTTGCAATCGCCGCATATTGTACTTAACTCAAACCGTTTTGACAATGATTTTATTTTTACCACAGCCTATGCCGTTGCTCCGAGTGCTGTGAAGTTTGCTAGAATATAA
- a CDS encoding acyl-CoA carboxylase subunit beta codes for MIELFDNPREDKKSDRPAPKSLVKFRQIYQDAMAGAGEEKNKAQNAKGKFTARERLSYLLDQDSFFEIKSLVESNCHDFGVADKHIKGDGVITGFGRINGRPVAIFAQDFPQLGGSLGLAHARKIADIMDKALEAKIPVIGLLDSGGARIQEGVESLNGYGEIFYRNVKASGKIPQISVILGPCAGGAAYSPALTDFIFMVEGISHMFITGPNAVKAATGEEVDFDTLGGSKPHSEKSGVCQFVAKSEQDCFRQVRELLSFLPQNNEEKAPSETTSDIVDRPVHVLERVCEMDPKKAFRVHHIIWRLADDFGFFEIHQNFAKNVVTGFIRMGGEVVGVIANNPDYLGGALDSDASDKAARFIRFLNAFNIPILTLVDTGGYLPGVQQEHGGIIRHGAKLLYAYAEATVPKITLVLRKAYGGAYIAMGSKFLRGDFNFAFPSAEIAVMGPRGAVEILYSRDLKKETDEQKKEELKQKMTQEYSDKFASPYQAASNGSIDEIIEPSEARSKIINALRILKNKRDPKNHTNTGNIPL; via the coding sequence ATGATAGAACTTTTTGATAATCCCAGAGAGGATAAAAAATCCGATCGTCCGGCTCCTAAGAGCCTTGTAAAATTCCGCCAGATTTATCAGGACGCGATGGCAGGCGCGGGTGAAGAAAAAAATAAAGCCCAAAATGCCAAAGGCAAATTTACCGCTCGAGAGCGTTTGTCTTATTTGTTAGACCAAGACAGTTTTTTTGAAATTAAAAGTTTGGTTGAAAGTAATTGCCATGATTTTGGTGTGGCCGATAAACATATTAAAGGTGATGGCGTAATTACCGGTTTCGGCCGTATTAACGGACGTCCGGTGGCTATCTTTGCCCAAGACTTCCCACAACTGGGTGGTTCTTTGGGGTTGGCCCATGCCCGTAAAATTGCCGATATTATGGATAAGGCTTTGGAAGCTAAAATCCCCGTTATCGGACTTTTAGACAGTGGTGGTGCGCGCATTCAAGAAGGGGTAGAAAGTTTAAACGGATATGGGGAAATTTTTTACCGCAATGTAAAAGCCTCCGGCAAAATTCCGCAGATTTCCGTTATTTTAGGGCCTTGTGCCGGTGGTGCTGCGTACTCTCCGGCTTTGACGGATTTTATTTTTATGGTAGAAGGTATCAGCCATATGTTTATTACGGGGCCGAACGCCGTAAAGGCCGCCACCGGAGAAGAAGTGGATTTTGATACTTTAGGTGGCAGCAAACCGCATAGCGAAAAGAGCGGAGTGTGCCAATTTGTGGCTAAATCCGAGCAAGATTGTTTCCGACAAGTGCGCGAACTACTGAGTTTTTTGCCCCAAAATAATGAGGAAAAAGCCCCTTCCGAAACTACCAGTGATATCGTGGACAGACCCGTACACGTATTGGAGCGCGTTTGCGAAATGGACCCTAAAAAGGCTTTTCGCGTGCATCATATCATTTGGCGTTTGGCCGATGATTTCGGTTTCTTTGAAATTCATCAAAACTTTGCCAAAAATGTGGTGACGGGCTTTATCCGTATGGGCGGAGAAGTGGTGGGCGTAATTGCCAATAATCCGGACTACTTAGGCGGTGCTTTAGACAGCGATGCTAGTGATAAAGCAGCTCGTTTTATCCGCTTCTTAAATGCTTTTAATATTCCTATATTAACATTGGTGGATACCGGCGGTTATTTGCCCGGTGTGCAACAAGAACATGGCGGTATTATTCGTCATGGAGCAAAACTTCTGTATGCCTATGCAGAGGCTACGGTACCCAAAATTACTTTAGTCTTGCGCAAAGCCTACGGCGGGGCTTATATTGCGATGGGCTCTAAGTTCTTGCGCGGAGATTTTAACTTTGCCTTCCCCAGCGCAGAAATTGCTGTAATGGGTCCGCGTGGCGCGGTGGAAATTTTATATTCCCGCGATTTGAAAAAAGAAACGGACGAGCAAAAGAAGGAAGAATTGAAACAAAAAATGACGCAAGAATATTCTGACAAGTTTGCCTCTCCGTATCAGGCCGCTTCTAACGGTTCTATTGATGAAATTATTGAGCCGTCCGAAGCGCGTAGCAAAATCATTAATGCCTTGCGCATTTTGAAGAATAAACGGGACCCGAAAAATCATACCAATACGGGAAATATTCCGTTGTAA
- a CDS encoding sigma-70 family RNA polymerase sigma factor, which translates to MQHETLDSVNEYFKHLGQITREMNREEMSALWTQIKKGNKDAKNKMMEMNLRLVVPTAKRFQRPGMELMDLIEEGNLGLLQAIEKFQPEKGYRFSTYAVYWIEQYIRKYIEEQSGAIKIPSHAWGNLKKWFKAWNSLREENGRDPSLSEMAAELDLSARQVKAIMDTLSAATGVDSLTSVVGEEDEMTLEDKLSDDGKGNPHDVFLRSENAQVLQKSLLDLNDRDREILTLRFGLIDNEPKTLGEVAEKMGLSRERVRQIEERAVNHMRKAARKAGLLEGNHEDCRTRNLHAGLSFKPKTNILGEVVDRGPLARLLRKQAAAKEKQKKTTSTKKTAKKTSKPKKTTIRCKKSKK; encoded by the coding sequence ATGCAACACGAAACCCTGGACAGCGTAAATGAATATTTTAAACACTTGGGCCAAATCACACGGGAGATGAACCGTGAGGAAATGTCTGCGCTTTGGACACAGATTAAAAAGGGCAATAAAGACGCCAAAAACAAAATGATGGAAATGAACTTGCGTCTGGTAGTTCCGACGGCAAAACGTTTCCAACGGCCCGGTATGGAACTGATGGATTTGATTGAAGAAGGAAATTTGGGTTTGTTGCAAGCTATTGAGAAATTTCAACCAGAAAAGGGATATCGTTTTTCTACTTATGCTGTATATTGGATTGAGCAGTATATTCGCAAATATATTGAGGAACAATCCGGCGCGATTAAAATACCTTCCCATGCATGGGGAAACTTAAAGAAATGGTTTAAGGCTTGGAATAGTTTAAGAGAGGAAAACGGAAGGGATCCTTCTTTAAGCGAAATGGCAGCAGAGTTAGATTTAAGTGCTCGTCAAGTTAAAGCCATTATGGATACATTAAGCGCGGCAACAGGGGTGGATTCTTTGACCTCTGTCGTCGGAGAAGAAGACGAAATGACATTGGAGGATAAACTAAGTGATGACGGTAAAGGAAATCCGCATGATGTTTTTCTCCGTTCGGAAAATGCCCAAGTTTTGCAAAAAAGTTTGCTGGATTTAAATGATAGAGATAGAGAAATTTTAACATTGCGTTTCGGCTTGATTGATAATGAACCCAAGACACTGGGAGAAGTGGCTGAAAAAATGGGGCTTTCGCGTGAGCGTGTGCGCCAAATAGAAGAACGTGCTGTTAATCATATGCGCAAAGCAGCCAGAAAAGCCGGTTTGTTGGAGGGAAATCATGAAGATTGCCGCACGCGTAATTTACATGCCGGTTTATCTTTTAAGCCAAAAACCAATATTTTGGGCGAAGTGGTAGACCGTGGACCTTTGGCAAGGCTTTTGAGAAAACAGGCGGCGGCAAAGGAAAAACAAAAGAAAACAACCTCTACAAAGAAGACTGCCAAAAAAACAAGCAAACCCAAAAAAACAACGATTCGTTGTAAGAAATCTAAAAAATAA
- a CDS encoding nitroreductase family protein: MSFIDLIKKRRSRYLLNSKIPISEQELEKLIQSCIKYTPSAFNSQSARVVLLLKTAHKLLWDLTLEKLRSLVAADHFEPTREKINSFSKSYATLLFYEDQSVIERLKSQFPAYKDSFDEWSVEGNAMLQFSIWTALAEAKIGASLQHYNPIIDAEVAAAFHIPNNWKMVAQMPLGGCMGEESEKTFFPISQRFRIEK, from the coding sequence ATGTCTTTTATAGATTTAATTAAAAAACGCCGTTCTCGTTATCTATTAAATTCTAAAATTCCTATTTCGGAGCAGGAATTAGAGAAATTGATACAGAGCTGCATTAAATATACGCCATCGGCTTTTAATAGTCAAAGTGCCAGAGTGGTACTTTTGTTGAAAACGGCGCATAAATTATTGTGGGACTTAACATTGGAAAAACTGCGTTCTTTGGTGGCGGCAGATCATTTTGAGCCGACCCGAGAGAAAATAAATTCATTTTCTAAATCCTATGCAACGTTGCTTTTTTATGAAGATCAAAGCGTGATAGAGCGGCTGAAAAGCCAATTTCCCGCTTATAAAGATTCTTTTGACGAATGGTCAGTAGAGGGCAATGCCATGTTGCAATTTTCTATTTGGACGGCTTTGGCGGAAGCCAAAATAGGGGCATCTTTGCAACATTATAATCCCATTATTGATGCAGAGGTAGCGGCTGCTTTTCATATTCCAAACAACTGGAAAATGGTGGCTCAAATGCCCTTGGGCGGTTGCATGGGGGAAGAATCGGAAAAAACATTTTTTCCGATATCTCAAAGATTTCGAATAGAAAAATAA
- a CDS encoding glycoside hydrolase family 3 protein, with the protein MNKKSSFPFYKRIVQAGLILALLLGLSYKFLPQKKDVFPVILLVNRYPLEESDKQYLRNINPYGFLLSIPIHKGLKLPDLRKELEEVLERDDFLFFLDQEGGGVNRIKHFNPKFKAPSPQSFGDKAKKDLKKAIADVYDYGLQTAAELKNLSIDVVFAPLAEAAENNEVYGRSRYFSEDPKISTLLADSFAKGIADGGIMPCYKHFPGSSTAFDPHVAKQVITADLKTLRTQYTKPFANAKQYPCLMTAHATYTALDEHNISTYSPEFYRFTRKELDYNGIIMPDALNMQSANGYNPQTIGWRMNKALEAGADVVMPFFSYGADPQWMENQIRQIRPQYVKRFQKKLKLIQKAK; encoded by the coding sequence ATGAATAAAAAATCTTCTTTTCCTTTCTACAAAAGAATCGTTCAAGCAGGTCTGATTTTAGCTCTGTTATTAGGGTTATCTTACAAATTTTTACCACAAAAAAAAGATGTTTTTCCGGTAATTTTATTGGTAAATCGCTATCCGTTGGAAGAATCGGATAAACAATACCTTAGAAATATTAATCCTTACGGATTTTTATTGAGCATTCCCATTCACAAAGGCCTTAAATTGCCCGATTTGAGAAAAGAATTGGAAGAAGTTTTAGAAAGAGACGATTTCCTCTTTTTCTTAGACCAGGAAGGAGGCGGTGTAAACAGGATTAAACACTTTAATCCCAAATTCAAGGCCCCTTCTCCGCAGTCTTTTGGCGACAAAGCCAAAAAAGATTTAAAAAAGGCTATCGCCGACGTTTATGACTATGGCTTACAAACAGCGGCCGAACTTAAAAATTTATCTATTGATGTAGTTTTTGCTCCATTAGCAGAAGCCGCAGAAAACAATGAAGTATATGGACGAAGCCGTTATTTCTCGGAAGACCCCAAAATTTCTACCTTATTGGCAGATTCTTTTGCCAAAGGAATCGCAGATGGTGGAATTATGCCGTGTTATAAACATTTTCCCGGCAGTTCTACTGCTTTTGACCCTCATGTAGCCAAACAAGTAATTACAGCCGATTTAAAAACCTTGCGCACGCAATATACCAAGCCTTTTGCCAACGCAAAACAATATCCTTGTTTAATGACCGCTCATGCCACTTATACAGCCTTAGACGAGCATAATATTTCCACTTACTCGCCCGAGTTTTATCGCTTTACCCGTAAAGAACTAGACTACAACGGCATTATTATGCCGGACGCTTTAAATATGCAATCAGCCAATGGTTATAATCCCCAAACGATAGGTTGGCGTATGAATAAGGCTTTGGAAGCCGGAGCAGACGTGGTCATGCCTTTCTTTTCTTATGGGGCCGACCCACAGTGGATGGAAAATCAAATCCGCCAGATTCGCCCCCAATACGTCAAACGATTTCAAAAGAAATTGAAATTGATTCAAAAAGCAAAATAA
- a CDS encoding response regulator: MEPKAKILLADDNAAIRMLVSEILTEAGFTVITADNGQEALEKTYKENPDLLILDYEMPQKNGFEVVQDVRSHTGYIQTPIIIFTAVTDKETKMQGLGLDIDDYLTKPADADEVVARVKLLLKRNKQKMDSNPLTKLPGNPSIQARIEQEISSGRKFAVLYCDLNNFKAFNDKYGFGEGDKVLLSTAKILVEASQQDPTSFVGNIGGDDFIIVCKLEHAESIAQQIVDAMTAIAPTFYNENDQQQGFMLSVNRKGETEKFNFLSIGIGIVHNSLKDLTSFAQVSNIGSELKCLAKQHEHSYYAIDRRS; encoded by the coding sequence ATGGAACCTAAAGCAAAAATTTTATTGGCAGATGATAATGCCGCCATTCGCATGTTGGTATCAGAGATTTTGACTGAGGCCGGATTTACGGTAATTACCGCCGATAACGGACAAGAAGCCTTAGAAAAAACCTACAAAGAAAATCCCGATTTGCTTATTTTAGATTATGAAATGCCTCAAAAAAATGGTTTTGAAGTAGTGCAGGACGTACGCAGTCACACCGGATATATACAAACCCCTATTATTATTTTTACTGCCGTCACCGATAAGGAAACCAAAATGCAGGGGTTGGGTTTGGACATTGACGATTATCTAACCAAACCGGCCGATGCCGACGAAGTGGTGGCCCGCGTGAAACTTTTGCTCAAGCGAAACAAACAAAAGATGGACTCCAATCCTTTAACCAAACTGCCGGGAAATCCCTCCATTCAGGCTCGTATCGAACAGGAAATTAGTTCCGGCCGAAAATTTGCCGTATTGTATTGCGATTTAAATAACTTTAAGGCTTTTAATGACAAATACGGATTTGGAGAAGGAGATAAGGTTTTGCTCAGTACCGCCAAAATATTGGTGGAAGCCTCACAACAAGACCCTACCTCTTTTGTAGGTAATATCGGCGGAGATGATTTTATTATTGTTTGCAAATTGGAACATGCCGAAAGCATCGCACAACAAATCGTAGATGCCATGACGGCCATTGCCCCTACATTTTACAATGAAAATGACCAACAACAAGGCTTTATGCTTTCCGTAAATAGAAAAGGAGAAACAGAAAAGTTTAATTTCTTGTCTATTGGCATCGGAATTGTACACAATTCTTTAAAAGACCTCACTTCTTTTGCCCAAGTCAGCAATATCGGAAGTGAACTAAAATGTTTGGCCAAACAACACGAGCATAGTTATTATGCCATTGACAGAAGAAGTTGA
- a CDS encoding cation:proton antiporter, whose translation MTAAILFIGIVLFLGQVFSSLFAKTRLPDVLPLMLLGMLMGPITGLVRPEDFGHAGEIFTTLALIVVLFQSGIELKILSLRGAMGQGFLLTTIAFSILTIVLAWVAHLTLGVPQLYAFIIGAIVADNSTAVVTPLLDKLKISPQTRAILFLEANLTGVYSIVLALALLGIAVKGGTFTLQGVGLEILQSFAIGLMLSIVAGLFWMRILNRVRSLENAVSLTFAFVLLVYGLSELAGGDGAIATLTFGAVAGNMRLLRRLWLKKVSFNALTLNNGEKSFFEEVEFIFKTLFFVYMGISMRIGEIHLLALGLFFSLAKILVRAPCVNWCVSKKITRSDCSVILAMCPNGLVSAVLAAMIAQHLPENGRVIQDVIYSVIFFSVMLSSLMSFRIEKGGLLWIGEHFFLRHCHSKIQSLPSEESVENNIATDDTQK comes from the coding sequence ATGACTGCAGCAATTTTGTTTATTGGTATCGTACTTTTTTTAGGGCAGGTGTTTTCTTCTTTGTTTGCAAAAACACGTCTGCCTGATGTTTTGCCATTAATGCTTTTAGGTATGTTAATGGGGCCTATAACGGGGCTTGTTCGGCCGGAGGATTTTGGCCATGCCGGAGAAATTTTTACTACTTTGGCACTGATTGTGGTGCTTTTTCAAAGCGGTATTGAACTAAAAATACTATCCTTGCGTGGAGCGATGGGGCAAGGTTTTTTGCTTACGACGATTGCTTTTAGCATTTTAACAATCGTTTTGGCATGGGTTGCGCATTTAACCTTAGGTGTGCCCCAATTATATGCATTTATTATTGGAGCCATTGTGGCTGACAATTCTACAGCAGTGGTGACACCTCTGTTGGATAAACTTAAAATTTCCCCTCAGACTCGTGCTATTTTGTTTTTAGAAGCCAATTTAACGGGTGTTTATTCTATTGTGTTGGCTTTGGCCTTGTTGGGAATAGCCGTAAAAGGAGGGACTTTTACACTGCAAGGAGTGGGGCTGGAAATTTTGCAATCTTTTGCCATCGGCCTTATGCTCAGCATAGTCGCCGGATTATTTTGGATGCGTATTCTAAATAGAGTTCGCAGTTTGGAAAATGCGGTTTCTTTGACTTTTGCCTTTGTTCTTTTAGTATATGGATTAAGTGAGTTGGCCGGTGGAGACGGCGCGATTGCTACCTTAACTTTTGGTGCAGTAGCCGGTAATATGCGTTTGTTGCGTAGATTGTGGCTTAAAAAAGTCAGTTTTAATGCTTTGACGCTTAATAATGGAGAGAAAAGTTTTTTTGAAGAGGTAGAATTTATTTTTAAAACCTTGTTTTTTGTCTATATGGGTATTTCTATGCGGATAGGAGAAATCCATTTGCTTGCTTTGGGTTTGTTCTTTTCGTTGGCAAAAATCTTGGTGAGGGCTCCTTGCGTAAATTGGTGTGTCAGCAAAAAAATTACTCGCAGTGACTGTTCTGTCATTTTAGCCATGTGCCCTAACGGATTGGTAAGTGCCGTATTGGCGGCTATGATTGCCCAACACCTTCCGGAAAATGGTCGTGTGATACAAGATGTTATTTATTCGGTCATCTTTTTTAGTGTGATGCTTTCCAGCCTGATGTCTTTTAGAATAGAAAAGGGGGGATTGCTTTGGATAGGAGAGCACTTTTTCTTGCGTCATTGTCACTCCAAAATACAATCGCTACCTTCTGAAGAATCGGTAGAAAATAATATCGCTACGGACGATACACAAAAGTAA
- a CDS encoding polyphenol oxidase family protein yields the protein MKLYSDPRLLSLGVIHGTTDRDLGNMRLAESTHALFERLGIDEKNILRFKQVHADNLICVVSSEDVKKIQSAPLAEADGWVIKGKGFGAAILTADCVPLVLWDEKAEVLGLSHCGWRGVVAGLPAKTVLEMKKQGAQGKISAWVGPHIQSCCFEVQSDVAEQFDSCVIKKEGKLYVDLNKAITRQLLSAGIEEKDMQFPHLCTCGDKLKFFSYRRDHTKDALLTFVYRP from the coding sequence ATGAAACTCTACTCTGACCCTCGTCTTCTATCTTTGGGTGTTATTCATGGCACTACGGACCGTGATTTAGGCAATATGCGCCTTGCCGAAAGCACACACGCTTTATTTGAGCGCTTGGGTATCGACGAAAAGAACATTTTGCGATTCAAACAAGTTCACGCTGATAACCTGATTTGTGTTGTTTCTTCGGAAGATGTAAAAAAAATACAGTCTGCTCCTTTGGCTGAAGCAGACGGTTGGGTAATAAAAGGAAAAGGCTTTGGCGCAGCTATTTTAACAGCCGATTGTGTACCTCTTGTCTTATGGGACGAAAAAGCCGAAGTATTAGGCCTTTCACACTGTGGTTGGCGCGGAGTAGTGGCCGGACTTCCGGCCAAAACGGTATTGGAAATGAAAAAACAAGGTGCTCAAGGGAAAATTTCGGCTTGGGTAGGGCCTCACATTCAAAGTTGTTGTTTTGAGGTACAGAGCGATGTGGCAGAACAATTTGATAGTTGCGTTATTAAAAAAGAAGGCAAACTTTATGTGGATTTGAACAAAGCCATTACCCGTCAATTACTATCGGCAGGAATTGAAGAAAAAGACATGCAATTTCCGCATCTATGTACTTGCGGAGATAAACTCAAATTTTTCTCTTACCGCAGGGACCACACCAAAGATGCACTGCTTACTTTTGTGTATCGTCCGTAG
- a CDS encoding glutamate racemase, translating to MNSRPIGIFDSGLGGLTILKTLTRVLPKEKYIYFGDTANTPYGSKSKKTVSRFSLDIARFLENQKVKLIVVACNTASALALADLQKKISVPVIGVIKPGSLKAVQSSRTGKIAVLATEATVSSKAYPKELLRLDKRLKITQQACPLFVPLIEEGWIHKKGGEAIIADYLAPIIKSGTDTVILGCTHYPVIKKRISKVLGNCIQLVDAAEVLAEEVKTRLLNTQQLNKKGRGSLKIYASDAPTRFKRLAKHILGRELKQVYLKKLN from the coding sequence ATGAATAGCAGACCCATTGGTATTTTTGATTCCGGTTTGGGAGGGTTAACCATTTTAAAAACCCTCACTCGCGTATTGCCCAAAGAAAAATATATTTACTTTGGCGATACCGCCAACACTCCTTATGGCTCTAAATCAAAGAAGACTGTCTCCCGGTTTTCTTTAGATATTGCTCGTTTTTTGGAAAATCAAAAAGTAAAACTCATTGTCGTGGCGTGCAATACCGCTTCTGCTTTGGCATTGGCTGATTTACAGAAAAAAATATCCGTACCCGTTATCGGTGTAATTAAACCGGGTTCGCTCAAGGCAGTACAAAGCAGCCGCACAGGCAAAATTGCTGTGCTGGCCACAGAAGCAACTGTTTCCAGTAAAGCCTATCCTAAAGAATTGTTAAGGTTGGATAAACGCTTAAAAATCACTCAACAGGCTTGCCCTTTGTTTGTACCTCTTATTGAAGAAGGTTGGATTCATAAAAAAGGCGGAGAAGCCATTATTGCCGATTATTTAGCCCCCATTATCAAAAGCGGAACAGATACCGTTATATTGGGATGCACGCATTATCCTGTCATTAAAAAAAGAATTTCAAAAGTATTAGGCAATTGCATTCAGCTGGTAGATGCCGCTGAAGTGTTGGCAGAAGAAGTGAAAACGCGCCTGCTCAATACGCAGCAATTAAACAAAAAAGGCAGAGGCAGCCTCAAAATTTATGCCAGCGATGCACCCACCCGTTTTAAACGGTTAGCCAAACATATTTTAGGCCGAGAATTAAAACAAGTTTACCTTAAAAAATTAAATTAA
- a CDS encoding protein kinase: protein MLRKLFWFILLLTLSIGAFASTSTQGAAPLLVGGNFSQSTNTSQRVIFDQATRDEEIAKLNERLKNKDYVGTTTRINELVSKNFLDKRFYLLLAIAYDGMKQYEDVIYSAGEAIAVAPQDSRAYILRAQAYLNEGDYERCRIDVNKALKLNPKSQMALKIKKDLDEKTKAQFAHKPVVQKKSSPSTHWLVVYFLAIVVAVIIFIYLRYEDLFRHGSKTAYSRREVEVKEQYEFLRQIGEGGMGKVYEAYDKVLKRKVAIKRVRPELVRSAYIREQFLAEARMVALLRHPCIVEIYTVIESESSLYLVFEYVDGQTLETRLDIDGRIPFSEAKQIFDYVCRGLHYAHSQDIIHCDLKPGNIMICENGSAKVMDFGVAKKSMEEDTGARTVAGTPAYMAPEQQKGFMRKQSDVYSLALCLYEALVGQVPWSVKGFDIATKRVYPPSRLVPGIPVAVDRLLEDALREDPKERIQSIDEFWSRLNAIKPMPDEHLEKTHY from the coding sequence ATGCTAAGAAAACTCTTTTGGTTTATCTTATTGTTAACTTTGTCTATCGGCGCTTTTGCATCTACATCGACGCAAGGGGCGGCTCCGTTGTTGGTTGGGGGAAACTTTTCTCAAAGTACCAACACTTCTCAGCGAGTGATTTTTGATCAAGCTACGCGTGACGAAGAAATAGCCAAATTAAACGAGCGTTTGAAAAATAAAGATTACGTTGGCACCACTACTCGTATTAATGAGTTAGTTTCAAAAAATTTTTTAGATAAACGTTTTTATTTGTTGTTGGCTATTGCTTATGACGGAATGAAACAATATGAAGATGTGATTTATTCCGCCGGTGAGGCTATTGCCGTCGCTCCGCAAGATTCGCGCGCCTATATTTTGCGTGCGCAAGCCTATTTGAACGAGGGTGATTATGAGCGGTGCCGCATCGACGTAAATAAAGCATTAAAACTAAATCCTAAGTCTCAAATGGCGTTAAAAATAAAGAAGGATTTAGATGAGAAAACAAAAGCCCAATTTGCTCATAAGCCTGTTGTCCAAAAGAAATCTTCTCCTTCAACGCACTGGTTGGTAGTTTACTTTTTGGCAATCGTAGTGGCGGTGATTATCTTTATATACTTGCGTTATGAAGATTTGTTCCGTCATGGTTCTAAAACGGCCTATAGCCGCAGAGAAGTGGAAGTTAAAGAGCAATATGAGTTTTTGCGCCAAATAGGGGAAGGCGGCATGGGGAAAGTGTATGAGGCTTATGATAAAGTGCTCAAACGAAAAGTAGCCATCAAACGTGTCCGCCCTGAATTGGTACGCAGTGCCTATATCAGAGAACAATTTTTGGCAGAAGCCCGCATGGTGGCTTTATTGCGCCATCCGTGTATTGTAGAAATTTATACGGTTATTGAGTCAGAGAGCAGTTTATATTTGGTATTTGAATATGTAGACGGGCAAACTTTAGAGACTCGTTTAGACATCGATGGGCGTATCCCCTTTTCTGAGGCGAAACAAATTTTTGATTATGTATGTAGAGGCTTGCATTATGCCCACTCACAGGATATTATCCATTGTGATTTAAAGCCGGGTAATATTATGATTTGTGAGAATGGTTCAGCCAAGGTGATGGATTTTGGTGTGGCCAAAAAGTCTATGGAAGAAGATACCGGAGCGCGTACGGTGGCCGGTACGCCTGCGTATATGGCGCCGGAACAACAGAAAGGCTTTATGCGCAAACAATCTGACGTTTATTCATTGGCTTTGTGTTTGTATGAGGCTTTGGTAGGACAAGTGCCTTGGAGTGTGAAAGGCTTTGATATTGCTACCAAGCGGGTTTATCCTCCTTCTCGCTTAGTACCCGGAATTCCGGTGGCTGTAGATCGCTTGCTGGAAGATGCCCTGCGGGAAGACCCTAAAGAGCGTATACAGAGCATTGATGAATTTTGGTCTCGCTTGAATGCCATTAAACCAATGCCCGATGAACATTTAGAAAAGACACATTATTAA